A region of Photobacterium sanguinicancri DNA encodes the following proteins:
- the cspD gene encoding cold shock domain-containing protein CspD, protein MATGTVKWFNNAKGFGFICPEQGDGDIFAHYSTIQMDGYRTLKAGQQVNYTIETGPKGFHASEIVPVEGELTK, encoded by the coding sequence ATGGCAACAGGTACAGTTAAGTGGTTCAATAACGCCAAAGGATTTGGGTTCATTTGTCCAGAGCAGGGTGATGGCGATATCTTCGCACACTATTCTACCATTCAAATGGATGGGTATCGTACGCTTAAAGCGGGCCAGCAGGTCAACTATACGATAGAAACCGGTCCTAAAGGTTTCCATGCCAGTGAAATCGTTCCCGTTGAAGGTGAACTCACTAAGTAG
- the icd gene encoding NADP-dependent isocitrate dehydrogenase has product MDSKVVVPVEGQKITLDSEGKLVVPNNPVIPYIEGDGIGVDVSPAMIKVVDAAVNKAYAGDRKIEWMEIYTGEKSTQVYGEDAWLPQETLDFIRDYKVSIKGPLTTPVGGGIRSLNVALRQELDLYICARPVRYFEGVPSPVKQPELTDMVIYRENSEDIYAGVEFQAGTKEADKVIKFLQDEMGATKIRFPQQCGVGIKPISEEGTKRLVRAALQYTIDNDRDSLTIVHKGNIMKFTEGAFKDWGYEIAVEFGAELLDGGPWMTLKNPNTGKEIVIKDCIADAFLQQILLRPAEYDVIATMNLNGDYISDALAAQVGGIGIAPGANIGDGVALFEATHGTAPKYAGQDKVNPGSLILSAEMMLRHLGWTEAADLIISSMEAAISNKTVTYDFERLMEGATLRKCSEFADDMIEHM; this is encoded by the coding sequence ATGGATAGTAAAGTAGTTGTACCAGTTGAAGGTCAGAAAATTACGCTAGATTCTGAAGGCAAACTGGTTGTTCCTAACAACCCTGTCATTCCTTATATTGAAGGTGATGGTATTGGGGTTGATGTAAGCCCTGCAATGATCAAAGTAGTTGATGCGGCTGTCAACAAAGCCTATGCCGGTGACCGTAAGATTGAATGGATGGAAATCTACACGGGCGAAAAATCGACCCAAGTCTACGGTGAAGATGCATGGCTACCACAAGAAACATTAGACTTTATTCGTGATTATAAAGTTTCGATTAAAGGCCCACTGACAACGCCTGTTGGCGGTGGTATTCGCTCGTTGAATGTAGCATTACGTCAAGAGCTTGATTTATATATTTGTGCTCGCCCAGTACGTTACTTTGAAGGTGTTCCAAGCCCAGTTAAACAACCTGAGTTAACTGACATGGTTATCTACCGTGAAAACTCAGAAGATATTTACGCGGGTGTTGAATTCCAAGCGGGTACAAAAGAAGCTGATAAAGTGATTAAGTTCCTTCAAGACGAAATGGGTGCCACTAAAATCCGTTTCCCACAACAATGTGGTGTAGGCATTAAACCTATCTCTGAAGAAGGTACTAAGCGCCTAGTACGCGCAGCACTTCAGTATACAATCGATAATGATCGTGATTCATTAACGATTGTACACAAAGGTAACATCATGAAGTTCACCGAAGGTGCCTTCAAAGATTGGGGTTACGAAATTGCTGTTGAATTCGGTGCTGAGCTGCTTGATGGTGGCCCATGGATGACATTGAAAAATCCAAACACAGGCAAAGAAATTGTAATCAAAGACTGCATCGCTGATGCTTTCTTGCAGCAAATTCTTCTACGTCCAGCAGAATACGATGTTATCGCAACCATGAACCTTAATGGTGACTACATTTCTGATGCACTAGCTGCGCAGGTTGGTGGTATCGGTATCGCACCGGGTGCGAACATTGGCGATGGTGTTGCATTGTTTGAAGCAACACACGGTACTGCGCCTAAGTATGCAGGCCAAGACAAAGTGAACCCTGGTTCATTGATTCTTTCTGCTGAAATGATGCTTCGCCACCTAGGTTGGACTGAAGCGGCAGATTTGATCATTAGCTCAATGGAAGCTGCGATCAGTAATAAGACAGTAACTTATGATTTTGAGCGCCTAATGGAAGGTGCAACACTGCGTAAGTGTTCTGAATTTGCTGACGATATGATTGAGCACATGTAA
- the clpA gene encoding ATP-dependent Clp protease ATP-binding subunit ClpA, protein MLNKELEASLNGAFARAREKRHEFMTVEHLLLALLENASAQEALIACRADLDQLRKELDSFIEQTTPLIPADDESRETQPTLSFQRVLQRAVFHVQSSGRSEVTGANVLVAIFSEQESHAAYLLKKSDISRLDVVNFISHGTVKDSDNDDMGGADVGGEEVRAEQNSEDKLENFATNLNHLAKAGGIDPLIGRDGELERTVQVLCRRRKNNPLLVGEAGVGKTAIAEGLAWRIVEGQVPDIIKDCVIYSLDIGSLLAGTKYRGDFEKRFKGILKQLEKEEHAVLFIDEIHTIIGAGAASGGQVDAANLIKPLLSSGKLRCMGSTTYQEYSNIFEKERALSRRFQKIDVIEPSLDDTTKILMGLKPKYEAHHEVRFTNKAIRAAVELSAKYINERHLPDKAIDVIDEAGARCRLAPASRRKKTVNVSDIEAMIAKMARIPEKSVSSSDRDVLKNLDSKLKMLVFGQDPAINVLTEAIKLSRAGLGADNKPVGSFLFAGPTGVGKTEVTVQLARTLGIELLRFDMSEYMERHTVSRLIGAPPGYVGYDQGGLLTDAVIKQPHSVVLLDEIEKAHPDVFNLLLQIMDNGTLTDNNGRKADFRNVIFVMTTNAGVTETVRKSIGLIQQDHSHDAMAEIKRVFTPEFRNRLDNIIWFNHLEKDVIHQVVDKFIVELQAQLDARGVSMEVSEVARQWLSDKGYDKAMGARPMARVIQENLKKPMANELLFGCLTNGGSVRVDLVNDELDFQFSSEMEPAH, encoded by the coding sequence ATGCTAAACAAAGAACTTGAAGCTAGCTTGAATGGAGCATTCGCTCGAGCACGAGAGAAGCGCCATGAATTTATGACAGTCGAGCATCTGCTACTGGCATTGCTTGAGAACGCTTCAGCACAAGAGGCACTCATTGCTTGTCGTGCGGATTTGGATCAGCTTCGCAAAGAGCTTGATTCTTTTATCGAGCAAACCACGCCTCTTATCCCTGCTGATGATGAGAGCCGAGAAACCCAACCTACACTCAGCTTCCAGCGTGTACTTCAACGTGCTGTTTTCCATGTTCAGTCTTCTGGTCGAAGTGAAGTAACTGGGGCCAATGTCCTTGTTGCGATTTTCAGTGAACAGGAATCTCACGCTGCTTACTTGCTTAAGAAAAGTGACATTAGCCGCCTTGATGTTGTTAACTTTATTTCTCACGGTACCGTGAAAGATAGTGACAACGATGATATGGGTGGGGCAGATGTTGGTGGTGAAGAAGTTCGCGCAGAACAAAACTCTGAAGATAAATTAGAGAACTTCGCAACGAACCTCAATCATCTTGCAAAAGCGGGGGGGATTGACCCATTAATTGGTCGAGATGGTGAACTTGAACGTACGGTTCAAGTGCTGTGTCGTCGCCGTAAGAATAACCCATTGTTAGTTGGTGAAGCGGGTGTCGGTAAAACGGCTATCGCGGAAGGATTAGCATGGCGTATTGTTGAAGGCCAAGTGCCTGATATCATCAAAGACTGTGTTATTTACTCACTGGATATTGGTTCGCTATTGGCGGGCACGAAATACCGTGGTGATTTCGAGAAACGTTTCAAAGGTATTTTGAAGCAACTTGAAAAAGAAGAACATGCGGTATTGTTCATTGATGAGATCCACACGATTATCGGTGCTGGTGCGGCTTCTGGCGGTCAAGTTGATGCGGCTAACTTAATTAAGCCATTGCTTAGTAGTGGTAAATTACGCTGCATGGGCTCGACGACTTATCAAGAGTACAGCAATATTTTTGAGAAAGAGCGTGCCTTGTCTCGCCGTTTCCAAAAAATTGATGTGATTGAACCATCGCTTGATGACACCACTAAGATTTTGATGGGCTTGAAGCCAAAATACGAAGCACACCATGAGGTGCGTTTTACCAATAAAGCGATTCGTGCTGCGGTAGAGCTTTCAGCGAAATACATTAATGAGCGTCATCTGCCTGATAAGGCGATTGATGTAATTGATGAAGCGGGTGCCCGTTGTCGTCTTGCTCCTGCTAGCCGTCGAAAGAAAACGGTGAATGTGAGTGACATTGAGGCAATGATCGCCAAAATGGCACGTATTCCAGAGAAATCGGTTTCTTCAAGTGATCGCGATGTACTGAAAAACCTTGATAGCAAACTGAAGATGCTGGTGTTCGGACAAGATCCCGCAATTAACGTACTCACAGAAGCCATTAAACTAAGCCGTGCCGGTTTAGGGGCAGACAATAAGCCTGTTGGTTCATTCTTGTTTGCGGGCCCTACAGGGGTAGGTAAAACAGAAGTGACCGTTCAGCTTGCACGTACTTTAGGCATTGAGCTACTGCGCTTTGATATGTCTGAGTATATGGAACGTCACACAGTGAGTCGCTTGATTGGTGCACCTCCGGGCTATGTTGGTTACGATCAAGGTGGTCTGTTAACCGATGCTGTTATCAAACAACCTCATTCTGTTGTGTTGCTTGATGAAATCGAAAAAGCACACCCAGATGTATTTAATTTGCTATTGCAAATTATGGATAACGGTACGCTAACAGATAACAATGGCCGTAAAGCTGACTTCCGTAATGTTATTTTCGTGATGACAACCAATGCGGGTGTAACGGAAACAGTACGTAAATCGATTGGTCTGATTCAGCAAGATCACAGTCACGATGCAATGGCGGAAATTAAGCGCGTATTTACGCCTGAATTCCGTAACCGTTTAGATAACATCATTTGGTTTAATCACCTTGAAAAAGATGTTATTCACCAAGTGGTTGATAAGTTCATTGTTGAGTTACAAGCACAGCTTGATGCACGCGGTGTTTCAATGGAAGTGTCTGAAGTCGCTCGTCAGTGGTTATCTGATAAAGGCTACGATAAAGCGATGGGTGCGCGTCCAATGGCACGTGTTATCCAAGAGAACCTTAAAAAACCAATGGCAAACGAGTTATTGTTTGGTTGCCTAACTAACGGTGGTTCGGTACGTGTTGATTTAGTGAATGATGAGCTAGATTTCCAATTCAGTAGTGAAATGGAACCTGCACACTAA
- a CDS encoding pseudouridine synthase, whose product MKPNTTSRQPQRANNERRASRKLNKPKRPRGPQKIILFNKPFNVLTQFTGEEGDITLSDFIPVKDVYPAGRLDKDSEGLLVLTNDGILQARLTQPQSKSPKTYWAQVEGEPSDEQLDALRNGVTLKDGPTLPAEVERMVEPPIWDRVPPIRERKNVPTTWLAITLQEGRNRQVRRMTAHINHPTLRLIRYKMAQWTVDDLAPGEWREVTLPSSQ is encoded by the coding sequence ATGAAGCCAAATACAACCTCACGTCAACCTCAACGTGCCAATAATGAGCGCAGAGCATCAAGAAAACTCAATAAACCGAAGCGTCCTCGCGGCCCTCAAAAGATCATTTTATTTAACAAACCCTTCAACGTTCTGACCCAATTTACGGGTGAAGAAGGCGATATAACACTGTCTGATTTCATCCCTGTAAAAGACGTTTACCCAGCAGGAAGATTGGATAAAGACAGTGAAGGTTTGCTAGTGCTAACCAATGATGGCATCTTGCAGGCTCGATTGACTCAACCACAATCTAAGTCTCCAAAAACCTATTGGGCACAAGTAGAAGGTGAGCCAAGCGATGAGCAACTAGACGCGCTACGTAATGGTGTAACCCTAAAAGATGGACCAACACTACCAGCTGAAGTTGAACGCATGGTCGAGCCTCCTATATGGGATCGTGTTCCACCTATTCGTGAACGCAAAAATGTGCCGACCACTTGGTTAGCCATTACCTTGCAAGAAGGCCGTAACCGTCAGGTTCGTCGTATGACAGCACACATCAATCACCCGACACTTCGTCTGATCCGCTACAAAATGGCGCAATGGACAGTTGATGATCTTGCTCCTGGCGAATGGCGAGAGGTCACACTGCCATCTTCGCAATAA
- the speA gene encoding biosynthetic arginine decarboxylase: MSDWSINDARDVYNTPYWGQGYFDINAQGEVIAKPDNLNPNNTVALSQLADELIAKGASLPVLVRFPDILHHRVDSLCSTFNQAIEHYGYQGEYLAVYPIKVNQQDAVVSEILASQYAKQQRQLGLEAGSKPELMAVLAMAQQASSVIVCNGYKDREYIRLALIGEKLGHEVYIVLEKLSELHTVMQEAEALGVRPRLGLRARLSSQGKGKWQASGGEKSKFGLSASQVLTVINTLRDNDMQDCLQLLHFHLGSQIANIRDVRNGVGEAGRVYAELCKLGAGITTVDVGGGLAVDYEGTRSQSSCSMNYSLREYANNVVYTLGDICKEYDIRMPRIISESGRNLTAHHAVLITDVVGVESYKQESVYPPEASAPLILHNMWNSWQDLKALSDHRSLVEIYHDNQSDLAEVHTQFAMGMLNFTERAWAEQISLRLCYELEKRLSTKNRAHRPLLDEMHERLADKFFVNFSLFQSLPDAWGIDQIFPVLPLSKLDKEPERRAVILDVTCDSDGAIDQYVEGQGIESTLAVPTWTDESPYRLGFFMVGAYQEVLGNMHNLFGDTDTAIVRCNAEGSYDIEQIVRGDSVGDVLRYVHLDSEQFLHQYELMVKQHLPEDEHETILAELAEGLKGYTYLE; the protein is encoded by the coding sequence ATGAGTGATTGGTCTATCAATGATGCACGTGACGTCTACAACACCCCTTACTGGGGTCAAGGCTACTTTGACATTAACGCTCAAGGTGAAGTTATTGCAAAGCCTGACAATCTCAACCCGAACAATACCGTTGCCCTCTCACAACTGGCTGATGAGCTTATTGCCAAAGGCGCATCATTACCGGTATTAGTTCGTTTCCCTGATATTTTGCATCATCGGGTGGACAGCCTATGTTCGACCTTTAACCAAGCAATCGAACACTATGGCTACCAAGGTGAATATCTTGCGGTTTACCCTATTAAAGTGAACCAACAAGATGCCGTCGTTAGTGAAATTTTAGCAAGCCAATATGCTAAACAGCAGCGTCAACTTGGATTAGAAGCTGGCAGCAAACCTGAATTGATGGCGGTGCTAGCAATGGCACAACAAGCAAGTTCAGTGATTGTTTGTAACGGCTATAAAGATCGTGAATATATCCGCTTAGCGCTAATTGGTGAAAAACTCGGTCACGAAGTTTACATTGTTCTAGAAAAGCTATCTGAACTGCACACCGTCATGCAAGAGGCTGAAGCATTAGGCGTAAGACCTCGCTTAGGTTTACGCGCACGCCTTTCCTCTCAAGGTAAAGGCAAATGGCAAGCAAGCGGTGGCGAGAAGTCTAAGTTTGGTCTATCAGCCTCTCAAGTGCTGACAGTGATCAACACACTTCGCGACAACGACATGCAAGACTGCTTACAGCTATTGCATTTCCACCTAGGCTCTCAAATCGCCAATATTCGCGATGTACGCAATGGTGTGGGTGAGGCTGGCCGTGTCTATGCCGAATTGTGCAAACTAGGCGCTGGGATTACCACCGTTGATGTGGGTGGTGGTTTGGCCGTGGACTATGAAGGAACACGTAGCCAAAGTAGCTGCTCAATGAACTACAGCTTACGTGAATACGCGAATAACGTGGTTTATACCCTTGGTGACATCTGTAAAGAGTATGACATTCGTATGCCACGAATCATCTCTGAATCAGGCCGTAACTTAACGGCTCACCATGCTGTACTCATCACTGATGTTGTCGGCGTTGAAAGCTATAAACAAGAGTCTGTATACCCGCCAGAAGCGTCAGCACCACTGATCCTACATAACATGTGGAATTCTTGGCAGGATCTGAAAGCACTGAGCGATCACCGTTCGCTGGTTGAAATTTACCATGACAACCAAAGCGATCTTGCTGAAGTACACACTCAGTTTGCCATGGGTATGTTGAACTTTACAGAACGTGCGTGGGCTGAACAAATCAGCTTACGTTTATGCTACGAGCTTGAAAAACGACTATCGACTAAAAACCGTGCACACCGCCCATTATTAGACGAAATGCACGAGCGTTTAGCTGATAAGTTCTTTGTGAACTTTTCACTATTCCAATCACTGCCAGATGCATGGGGGATCGATCAGATTTTCCCTGTTCTACCGCTAAGTAAATTGGACAAAGAGCCTGAGCGTCGCGCTGTGATTCTTGACGTGACGTGTGATTCAGACGGTGCAATCGATCAGTATGTAGAAGGCCAAGGCATTGAAAGTACACTCGCTGTACCAACATGGACCGATGAATCGCCATACCGCTTAGGCTTTTTCATGGTAGGTGCCTACCAAGAAGTGCTGGGCAACATGCACAACTTATTTGGCGATACTGATACTGCAATTGTTCGTTGTAACGCGGAAGGTAGCTACGACATAGAGCAAATAGTACGTGGTGACAGTGTGGGTGATGTACTTCGTTATGTACACCTTGATTCAGAGCAGTTCCTACACCAATATGAGCTGATGGTAAAACAGCATCTACCAGAAGACGAACATGAAACTATTCTGGCAGAGCTGGCTGAAGGCCTAAAAGGTTACACCTATCTAGAGTGA
- the clpS gene encoding ATP-dependent Clp protease adapter ClpS: MSKLYEWVVPESDVLDKEEAQVKPPSMYKVLINNDDYTPMDFVIEVLQKFFSMDLEKATQLMLSVHYEGKAICGTFTAEVAETKVAQVMMHAREHEHPLLCTMEKA; this comes from the coding sequence ATGAGTAAGTTATATGAATGGGTTGTGCCTGAGTCTGATGTCTTAGATAAGGAAGAAGCTCAAGTAAAACCACCATCGATGTATAAGGTACTTATCAATAATGATGATTACACACCGATGGATTTTGTGATAGAAGTGTTACAGAAGTTCTTCTCCATGGATCTGGAGAAAGCAACACAGTTGATGCTTTCAGTGCATTATGAAGGAAAAGCTATTTGTGGCACCTTTACTGCCGAAGTCGCTGAAACAAAAGTGGCACAGGTAATGATGCACGCAAGAGAGCATGAACATCCGCTGTTGTGTACGATGGAAAAAGCCTAG
- the speB gene encoding agmatinase, which yields MATLATHPDYSLYANAFGFLRQPLDFNPQTSDADVIITGVPFDMATTGRSGSRMGPGAIRQISTNLAWEGKRWPWSFSLTDKISMADCGDLVFDCGDAGQMCERLEQHASSLIEQGKTLLTFGGDHFVTLPLLRAHAKKHGEMALIHFDAHTDTYDMGSQYDHGTMFYHAPNEGLIDPKHSVQIGIRTDYDNTLGFNVIDAGTANDWSVEQIVENIKQTVGDRPVYLTFDIDCLDPAFAPGTGTPVCGGLTSDKALKIIRGLQGINLIGMDVVEVAPAYDHADMTALAAATIATDLLHLWASQR from the coding sequence ATGGCAACACTAGCCACACACCCTGATTACTCACTGTATGCCAATGCCTTTGGCTTTTTACGCCAGCCGTTAGATTTTAATCCGCAAACATCAGATGCAGATGTCATCATTACTGGTGTGCCATTTGATATGGCGACGACGGGCCGTTCTGGCAGCCGTATGGGGCCTGGCGCTATTCGCCAAATTTCAACCAACCTTGCATGGGAAGGGAAGCGCTGGCCTTGGTCTTTTTCGCTGACAGACAAAATTAGCATGGCTGATTGCGGTGATCTTGTTTTTGACTGTGGTGATGCAGGCCAAATGTGCGAACGCCTAGAACAGCATGCCTCCAGCTTGATAGAGCAAGGTAAAACCTTACTGACATTTGGCGGTGATCACTTTGTCACGCTGCCTTTGCTACGTGCGCATGCTAAAAAACACGGCGAAATGGCACTGATCCATTTCGACGCGCACACAGATACCTATGATATGGGTAGTCAGTACGATCACGGCACCATGTTTTATCATGCACCAAACGAAGGTTTGATCGATCCTAAGCACTCAGTGCAAATTGGTATTCGTACTGATTATGACAACACTCTGGGTTTTAATGTGATTGATGCTGGCACAGCTAATGATTGGTCTGTTGAGCAAATTGTCGAAAATATTAAGCAAACCGTCGGCGATCGCCCTGTTTACTTAACATTTGATATTGATTGCCTCGATCCTGCTTTTGCTCCGGGAACTGGTACACCGGTTTGCGGTGGCTTAACGTCTGATAAAGCACTGAAAATCATTCGTGGCTTACAAGGCATTAACTTGATTGGCATGGATGTAGTAGAAGTTGCACCAGCCTACGATCATGCCGACATGACAGCATTAGCGGCAGCGACTATCGCAACAGATTTACTGCACCTTTGGGCTAGTCAGCGCTAA
- the infA gene encoding translation initiation factor IF-1 → MAKEDVIEMQGTVLDTLPNTMFRVELENGHVVTAHISGKMRKNYIRILTGDKVTVELTPYDLTKGRIVFRAR, encoded by the coding sequence ATGGCAAAAGAAGACGTAATTGAAATGCAAGGTACTGTACTTGATACACTACCTAACACAATGTTCCGCGTTGAGCTAGAAAACGGTCACGTTGTAACCGCTCACATCTCTGGTAAAATGCGTAAAAACTATATCCGTATTCTTACTGGCGACAAAGTAACTGTGGAACTGACTCCATACGACCTGACTAAAGGCCGTATCGTCTTCCGTGCTCGTTAA